In Arachis hypogaea cultivar Tifrunner chromosome 17, arahy.Tifrunner.gnm2.J5K5, whole genome shotgun sequence, a single window of DNA contains:
- the LOC140181122 gene encoding uncharacterized protein, which translates to MGKSESDPSEPSGTKTAPIIIQSENSSFNAGIVLNETNYDVWCQMMEMHIAEKEKLSFIRGKTAPPTEKDASYDKWYTDNQRVKRWLLMSMSPEIMKRYIRLPTAREIWKALSKAFYDGADELQVFTLNQRAFSAKQDGRTLSIYYGELIEIFGELDHRNKVSMECEKDVELYRKSIERQRVHIFLAGLDCEFDHIRGDILRKDPIPELEECYSLVRRESVRLATMKGEPEKPEASALVSRNRSTQHKSNWYPNQQDRTGSNHFKSTASANKSTYRCAHCDQSGHTKSRCFELVGYPDWWDHNRDPRKKNSHKNSTSAVVESKAEQDIEKKGSALVATAGHPNKADDWLWC; encoded by the exons ATGGGCAAGTCAGAGTCTGACCCCTCTGAACCCTCTGGCACTAAGACTGCTCCCATCATTATTCAATCTGAAAATTCATCTTTCAATGCTGGAATTGTTCTTAATGAAACGAACTATGATGTTTGGTGCCAGATGATGGAGATGCATATTGCTGAGAAGGAGAAACTCTCCTTTATTCGTGGTAAAACAGCACCACCGACTGAAAAAGATGCAAGTTACGACAAGTGGTACACAGACAACCAAAGAGTCAAGAGATGGCTATTGATGTCCATGTCTCCAGAAATCATGAAGCGATATATCCGTCTTCCTACTGCTCGTGAAATTTGGAAGGCTTTATCAAAAGCTTTCTATGATGGGGCCGATGAACTGCAAGTTTTCACCTTGAATCAGAGGGCTTTCTCTGCCAAACAAGATGGCAGAACGCTTTCTATCTATTATGGTGAATTAATCGAAATTTTTGGTGAGTTGGATCATCGCAATAAGGTGAGTATGGAATGTGAGAAAGATGTAGAACTGTATCGCAAATCCATTGAGAGACAAAGAGTGCATATCTTTCTTGCTGGTTTGGATTGTGAGTTCGATCATATTCGTGGTGATATTTTGAGAAAAGATCCAATCCCTGAATTAGAAGAATGCTACTCACTGGTTCGTCGTGAGTCTGTGCGGCTTGCAACAATGAAAGGAGAACCTGAGAAGCCTGAAGCTTCAGCCCTTGTTAGCCGGAACCGATCCACTCAACACAAATCCAATTGGTATCCCAATCAGCAAGATCGAACAGGTTCCAATCATTTTAAATCTACTGCTAGTGCTAACAAATCCACTTATAGATGCGCCCATTGTGATCAATCTGGCCATACCAAAAGTCGCTGTTTTGAACTTGTGGGATATCCGGATTGGTGGGATCATAATCGTGATCCACGAAAGAAGAATTCACACAAGAACTCCACTTCTGCAGTTGTAGAATCAAAGGcagaacaagatattgagaaAAAAGGCTCGGCTTTGGTAGCAACAGCAG GACATCCAAACAAGGCAGACGATTGGTTGTGGTGTTAA